A region from the Palaemon carinicauda isolate YSFRI2023 chromosome 9, ASM3689809v2, whole genome shotgun sequence genome encodes:
- the LOC137646616 gene encoding flagellar attachment zone protein 1-like, whose translation MVRFMTDKLILMGSLTAFGVMAWWWGDEDSHREAEQFLDSMDREEMERLQQAVYDGANYVAEETKEHAQLEASQKDLSEELDGAEEGNKLFDDFIARIHQETETTNDLQRICEEVHGAEEEEMELSTDNIVISALNAELDRANKKIEGLMASLEKAERQNDELREELSAKTFVQVREIEVCNNIGNLALMDDLQRANKNIESLFVSLEKAEARKDQLRDELFAKAYVEQELENAREEIRILEKKMERVIGDLEAANEKLCEKSDLEEYVESADKEIRTLWAELDSVKAENKRLKTENVGQKAALESELNAAVEEVYRIETKLDTVLDENTKLKTELLIKKDMVCDLEMAEEELEKLWKEFAGVKAENRRLKRDLSEERATRNALMKADEKNKILEEEIRNLTSVADEFAIYKEKYQDMMERNTKLEMELNHKNYAISQLVDGLSQTHPELKELYHMDISGEQTGDVLAAVEHQIAGAEDSSS comes from the exons atggttagatttatgactgacaaactgattttaatgggatcTTTGACTGCTTTTGGCGTCATGGCATGGTGGTGGGGAGACGAGGATTCACATAGAGAAGCAGAACAATTCTTGGATTcgatggatcgggaggaaatggagagactgcaacaagcagtctacgatggggcaaattatgttgccgaagaaactaaggaacacgcacaattggaAGCATCTCAAAAGGATCTAAGTGAAGAGTTGGACGGAGCAGAAGAGGGAAATAAGTTATTTGACGATTTCATCGCTAGAATACACCAAGAGACGGAAAcgaccaatgacttacaacgcatctgtgaagaggtgcatggaGCAGAGGAAGAAGAAATGGAGTTATCTACGGACAACATAGTCATATCAGCTTTAAATGCAGAATTAGATAGAGCGAATAAGAAAATTGAGGGTCTTATGGCCAGTCTAGAGAAAGCTGAAcgtcaaaacgatgaacttcgagaggagctttcgGCCAAGACGTTTGTTCAGGTAAGAGAAATTGAGGTAtgtaataacatcggtaacttagctttaatggatgatttacaaagagcaaataagaatatagagtcgctttttgtaagtctagaaaaagctgaagctcgaaaAGATCAACTTCGTGATGAGCTTTTCGCCAAGGCATATGTAGAACAGGAATTAGAAAATGCCcgtgaggaaattcggatactcgagaagaagATGGAAAGAGTAATAGGAGATCTGGAGGCAGCCAACGAGAAACTTTGTgaaaagagcgacttggaggaatacgtcgaaagtgctgataaggagatccgaacactctgggctgaactggacagtgttaaggctgaaaacaagagactgaagaccgaaaacgttggtcaaaaggcagctttagaaagtgaacttaaCGCTGCAGTCGAGGAGGTCTATAGAATAGAAACTAAATTGGATACTGTCCTGGATGAGAACACcaaattgaagactgaactattaattaagaaagacATGGTGTGCGATCTGGAGatggctgaggaggaactggaaaaactctggaaagaatttgctggtgttaaagcagagaatagacgactgaagagagaccTCTCAGAGGAGAGAGCCACAAGAAATGCGTTGATGAAAGCCGACGAGAAGAATAAAattctggaagaagaaattaggaatctaacttcagtggcagacgaatttgcaatttataaggaaaAGTATCAAGATATGATGGAAAGAAACACGAAGCTGGAGATGGAATTAAACCATAAGAATTACGCTATTAGCCAACTTGTAGACGGTCTCTCTCAAACACACcccgagttgaaggaattatatcaCATGGACatttctggtgagcagactggggat GTactcgcagctgtggagcatcaaatagcaggagcagaagatagtagCAGCTAG